CGAGGAAAattcaaccaaggaaaatctccttGGTGTCCACTTGAGCTTTGTCCTCTGTGAAACATTGTCCCTGCAAAACAAAGAACACACAACCCAGAAAACATAGAAAATCATCAAAACAGATTACAGCCGGGTCCCCGACTGGACACGTCGAGTCcatgaatgactcggcgagtcgtatgaaTTGCGCGAGTCAGTCGACGAGTCGTTCAAAATCTGACCATAAAACCTGGAATTTTTCTCAAGGGTTTTGTCCATGGATGTTTCTAAGatgtattaaaggagaaataaccatccaaaacaacataattaatactaaatcaaaaccctaaaaattcactaAACTTCAAAATCGGGTATTCTATGAAATTGACGCCCTAGATCATCTAAAAATCATGGCTTTAACATAATTATGAAATAAATTAAGTACCTTTGGTGATAAAAATCGAAAATCTTGAAGAAAGAGTGAAGACTTTGATGAGTGCTTGAGAGAGAAAGCAAATGGGGGCGCACGGCGAGTGATGGGGGAAAATGATCTCattagggttaaaaaccctagttaccggttgtaaaaattcattttaaattaatttttttctataaataaaaccgactcgtcgagtcagggtcagactcagcgagtctggtcgcgaattTATACTTACCTGGAATctgaatagactcgtcgagtcagggtcagactcggcgagtcacttgcaAACAATTCAGAAAATCATATCATTCTGTCATTAAAAACTCATTCCACCCCACACTTAGTCCATACGCACTCTCAAGCAGTCATGTCTGATGATTTGGAAGATGAATAAAATcctaaaaatgaaaatgaaactaaaatgaaaaagatgaaagaaagcaaactctaataacgggttgcctcccgccaaacgcttctttttaaggagtcgttagctggactccttcccttctacgtttcttcattttcctgcatcgggaatgcacgcctaatcttttgtggtttgtacttcGTCTTGTAAGCGTGTATCTTCTTCTTGTAAGCCCGTCTTAATTCTTCTCTCTTCTTCCTTATAGCATCATCCTCAGCTGCATGAAATTCCCCTTTcctcaccttcttcttctttaccCCATTCTCTCGCACCCTCTTTTGCACTTCCTTTTCCTTAAATTGAATTACTTCATGGTTGGTGAAAACTCGTGCTCTAGGTTTGGTGGTACGTGACTCAAGGAATGGGTTCTCAGCATCATCTCTCCTAACCCTTACATTTTCCTCTTCTTCAAAGCTTTCCTCCTCTTCAAGTAGattatcttcatcttcttgcaTTATTGCATCAAGGCATGCTACATAAACGTGTTGAAAATCACCATCCATTCCTCCTTCTACTGCCTGATCTTCTAAAGAATTAGGGAAAATCTTCTTGTCCAGAACATGCAGAGAGCTGGTAACAAGTAGATCTAAATTGTACAAGATGTTGAGATTTtcgattggactcgtcgagtcagggaaagtgactcggcgagtcggatcgtatTCCTCACTTTCCACTGTGTTTTCCGAATCGGTTCCTTTCATCACTTCTCGatctcctccaagtctttgtcaACATCTTCATTACCTCCAGAGGATAGCAAAAACttacttggatcttcttcttgcaaaagtgCAAGTTCTTTTTGAAGTATTTCATCATCCAAATCAATGAATGAGatttcttcttttcttccttcttcttgcTTGATCCCTGGTAAAGCTTTAAACACCGCTGACTCATCTCCTACCCTCACCATTAGTGTGGACTCGCATACATCTATCAATGCGCATGCGGTGTTCAaaaatgatctccccaaaataattggaattccGGGATCTTCTTCCATATCAAGTACCACAAAGTCCACGGGAAAAATAAATTTGTCGACCTTAATgaggagatcttcacaaacaccTCTTGGTTGAATAGTCGTcttgtccgccaaatggatcttcatattaaTAGGCCTTGGCTCCGGTAAATTCAGCTTCTTGAAGAAAGAGAAGGGCATTAAGTTGATACTTGCACCCGAATCGGTCAACGCTTGAGTGGCAAGTACATTTCCAAATTGGCAAGGAATTATGATGCTCCCCGGATCGCCCTTCTTTTCTGGTAGCTCACTCAATACTATCTTCCCGACTTCAGCTAAATCTTTTCTAGCAGCAAAAAGACCCTCTAGCAAGTTAAAATACTTGGGCGTTTGAAGCATTGTTTCTACAAATGGAACGTTGACTTGAAGGGCTCGAACATGCTCCATAAAATCTATGTATGCTCTAACCTTTTCATCAGACATGGCTCTGATTGGGAATGGCAAAGGGGGATTATAGGGCTTTGAGGGAATAACAGTTTTGTCATCagcgcatggactcgtcgagtccattagaggggctcggcgagtctggtcgggttTAGCTGGAGCCGACTCTTCTGCCTTTTCTGTATTCACCTTGGAGATCTTCTGTGCAGGTGTGAAAATTTCTTCATAGCTGGAAGTCACAGCGttcacattctccattcttggattaTTCTCAGCGTTACTTGGAAGTTGACATGATCTTCTCTcgttcacttgatgtgcaagttgTCCTAGCTGTTTCTCAATATTGAGAATAGATGCCTGCTGATTCCTTAGCATATTTCTGGTCTCTTGTATTGCAGCAtcatgatcattatgtcttttctcGTACGCGACTATAAATCTAGTGAACATCTCTTCTAAATCGACTTTCTTTTCCATTACCGATTCTTCCTTTTGATAAAATCCCCTCTCTTTCTGcatgtatttctcctccttagccttcttgtattcttcatacgggagccattccttctttggtttccGCCAATTCTCATCGTATCGATCGCCGCTTGAGTAGAACACTTGAGCTTTCTGgtttccattttcatccaagtcACAATCCTCCGTGAGATGAGGCCCTTTACAGTTCTCGCATCCAACTcgatagcatggattgtttgatccattttgtcATTCTTCTATCTAAACTATCGATCTTATCCATCATCGCCGCCATGCCATCATTGGCCGAGTTCACTACCCCCCGACTTACTTCATTTCTTGGATtttggtattctctagaatgcttagagaattcttctaTTAATTCCTTGATTACCGGGGGTGCCTTATTTGTGACTGGGCCTTGCGAGTCGAGCAATTGTCgtgtggtgacattgactccatcataaaagatggagacctcttgttggctattaaggtcatggtgtgggcaatttctaagaagACCTTTATACCTTTGCCAAGCCTCGTAAAgggattctccgggttgttgcttgAAGTTGGCAATGGTTTTCTTCAACCTGGCTATTTTGGAAGGCGGGCAAAAGTGGTctatgaattcttctttcatcttagcccatgtggtgaccgacccgggaggaagtgacttgagccaatcctttgcagcacccttgaatgtgactggaagcatgcgaagtagctgggtctcgcgtggcacatttggtacattgaagtagtcagccacatcatttacttcatccaaGTGCTTATAGGCGTCTTTGTGGTCTTTTCCATAGaagggaatctccttgagttgagcgaggatatgaccctttagctcgaaagtagtggtagcgggaattgcgggttgcacaagtcccgggctagtgtcatcgcgcatcctttttttccattcccccatggggacttcatcgatgttagccatagtgatagctaaatcGTCTTCAAAATCGGATTTGTGCTCGTATgtaggttcttcttcttcctcggtctcgtactcggtgTCTTCTTTAATTGGGTCTTCGACTCTCaaagaggcactggatgctcctgatttgctgctcctcttcttgctgaaaacggacttgAGGTTCTTTAGTGGCGAATTCTTTGAAGAAGCGGATTCTCCAATGACTTTTCCTTTGCTCCTCCTTAATGCGGATTTCGGGTCTTCGAgaggagggaccagaggtgtatcagatcctcgggtcatgaaacaactgtaaacaaaacaaaaaaaataaaacgcgtaaaaaagaacaaaaaattaattaaaaactaaaactaTGAACAacgatgaactcgccgagtcggcacgagtgcactcggtgagttgaaggcaaaaacagaaaaattttcTAATTACTTTTTTTAAAACGGCTTTTTATTAAAACTTATCCTAATTACTAGATTACCTAAGAATTAACTCTGTGcaagataaatctcacacaaaggatcgataaaaatagaatttaatgctaatttagaaccgttccccgacaacgacgccaaaaacttgatgtgtgtaaactcacttagttttaaacctacttttaattataaaatgaacacacaaaggcagtggacctatcaattgtggtatagctaaataagtagggtatcgaacacagggaacggtaaattaaaactaaagactaattttatctaaattaaataataagtaggggttttctctagttttacaagactagaaacttactaattatcaCTTAATCTAAAAGCTAGAAAAgcaaagaattaactagatttaataatgagaaggacttctgtttagttcaactcaattgatcctatggttgatattatggtaatagtgcaatggattaactcttTTGTTGGCTACCGACTCAAGTGATTAGCTTCGCGTTCGCTACACTAACCCGTagtgaacaaactaactcaaacagtgatcagttgtctaatttaattaaattcactagattaattattcgggttaatttagacttgcaatagttaactaatttggtcctttagttaacttcttgttgatggtcatcacacaagctcacacataaatttacctaattttcttattaattctagtttcatgttcattaatcctaggcatatgataaagtggtcacataaacatatgaggttaacaactaagagatgttcatactatttaattaccttcctattaacagaaaattaattatcatttacacataaggttctttagcaaCCTGAAACTAACAGAATTcaccaacattgaattaatcctaccaataatcaaaccatagtctcaattttgtatccccaaacagaagtttaagagttttagctcatgattgaggtacTCAACAACAAATAACCAAATTCTAATTGTCTagccataatggaaaacaaaagattaagtagaatgatgagaatTTGCCTCAAATCACCTTCGGAATTGGATTATgggttgtatcttcgttctctagggttcttctggctcttCAATCGCAGCTATTCTCTCCAGAAGGGTTCCAGAATTAATAATGTCGatctgagaagttatctttatagatgcgaaacgactcgtcgagtctattgccgactcgccgagtccatctcttaatccccgtatgcgataagtctctgagtctttatcttcttgaatcttcgatcggactcgccgagtagtcgatcctactcgctgagtaggtgttgtttttggtgtttttcttctttgtttaaTTCCCGAGCTCCCaatcgcttctcctgcttccttttgcttccgagcttcacttttggactgaaaacataattcaaacacttttaagtatcttttgtctatgatatgcgataatttagctaataaatgataaaaaaaatctatacttaatatgagttaaatatgcaaatatcaataGTCAACAAAGAGGTTGCATATTTGATTTAGGTAGGGGTGGTGCGGGAAATGCAATTGCCAAAATGGATCGTCAATCCTGTGCAAGTAAAAAATGGGGATGGAATAATGATAATGTGTGTAGActttactgtcacacccccgaactag
The genomic region above belongs to Lactuca sativa cultivar Salinas chromosome 4, Lsat_Salinas_v11, whole genome shotgun sequence and contains:
- the LOC128133436 gene encoding uncharacterized protein LOC128133436 produces the protein MQKERGFYQKEESVMEKKVDLEEMFTRFIVAYEKRHNDHDAAIQETRNMLRNQQASILNIEKQLGQLAHQVNERRSCQLPSNAENNPRMENVNAVTSSYEEIFTPAQKISKVNTEKAEEAMSDEKVRAYIDFMEHVRALQVNVPFVETMLQTPKYFNLLEGLFAARKDLAEVGKIVLSELPEKKGDPGSIIIPCQFGNVLATQALTDSGASINLMPFSFFKKLNLPEPRPINMKIHLADKTTIQPRGVCEDLLIKVDKFIFPVDFVVLDMEEDPGIPIILGRSFLNTACALIDVCESTLMVRVGDESAVFKALPGIKQEEGRKEEISFIDLDDEILQKELALLQEEDPSKFLLSSGGNEDVDKDLEEIEK